One genomic window of Arthrobacter caoxuetaonis includes the following:
- a CDS encoding antibiotic biosynthesis monooxygenase, giving the protein MTSQHTDTLPARGPEAVTVSITRRVDPRRVSEATHWVQEGVNLANTWPGFLGSGWVRASATSDEWHMLYRFSDAAALDAWEHSEPRRSWLERGRDMVEDRTVTRRTGIEGWFDAPSSTTDLQAPVKPPRWKQAVAIWLGFFPVNLAFTWLAAVAVPGWDDVLMPLRVFITTAILTPIMAYWVLPWVTGLLQPWLQRRRS; this is encoded by the coding sequence ATGACATCACAGCACACTGACACCCTTCCGGCCCGGGGGCCGGAGGCGGTGACGGTCTCCATCACCCGGCGGGTCGATCCCCGCCGCGTGTCTGAGGCCACCCACTGGGTCCAGGAGGGCGTCAACCTCGCCAACACCTGGCCCGGGTTCCTTGGCTCCGGATGGGTCCGCGCCTCCGCCACCTCCGATGAATGGCACATGCTCTACCGCTTCTCCGACGCCGCTGCGCTGGACGCGTGGGAGCACTCCGAACCACGCCGGTCCTGGCTCGAACGGGGCCGGGACATGGTGGAAGACCGCACCGTCACCCGCCGCACCGGCATCGAAGGCTGGTTCGACGCGCCGTCGTCCACCACTGACCTTCAAGCTCCGGTAAAGCCGCCGCGTTGGAAGCAGGCCGTGGCCATCTGGCTGGGCTTCTTCCCGGTAAACCTGGCTTTCACCTGGCTGGCTGCCGTCGCCGTTCCCGGCTGGGACGACGTCCTGATGCCGCTTCGCGTCTTCATCACGACGGCGATCCTCACCCCGATCATGGCCTACTGGGTGCTGCCCTGGGTCACCGGC